Proteins encoded within one genomic window of Epinephelus lanceolatus isolate andai-2023 chromosome 9, ASM4190304v1, whole genome shotgun sequence:
- the acacb gene encoding acetyl-CoA carboxylase isoform X2, giving the protein MLPFAVLGIILWISLLLWRINKKTAAMPVKGEESSSGCGLPAAKKDVPATKSSHPGKHSQSTAPATSTHNEDNTTKAASASASGPEFNAVDTEALQASSEVKSGKPSLQKTPQRPSKAPMLSSGPEGRERLKFILGASEDNSSDEEPLVTKPPSGASQTQTSTQKSTPPRASSAASHSSSSSIKPSMSGLHLVKKGREHRKMDLQRDFTVASPAEFVTRFGGNRVIEKVLIANNGIAAVKCMRSIRRWSYEMFRNERTIRFVVMVTPEDLKANAEYIKMADHYVPVPGGPNNNNYANVELIVDIAKRIPVQAVWAGWGHASENPKLPELLDKAGISFLGPSSKAMWALGDKVASSIVAQSADIPTLPWSGSGLRVGWDEEDQMLGNVISVPSEMYTKGCVLDVDDGLAGAERIGYPVVIKASEGGGGKGIRKVESSEDFPSLFRQVQTEVPGSPIFIMQLAQHARHLEVQILADEYGNAISLFGRDCSIQRRHQKIIEEAPATIAPPSTFEQMERYAVRLAKMVGYVSAGTVEYLFSEDGSFHFLELNPRLQVEHPCTEMIGDVNLPAAQLQIAMGIPLHRIKDIRLLYGEAPWGDTVINFESPECMPSPRGHVIAARITSENPDEGFKPSSGTVQELNFRSSKNVWGYFSVGATGGLHEFADSQFGHCFSWGENREEAISNMVVAMKELSIRGDFRTTVEYLIKLLETESFRNNDIDTGWLDHLIAEKVQAERPDTMLGIVCGALHVADASFRKSMSDFLHSLERGQVLPAASLLNSVSVDLIYEGVKYCLKVARQSPTTYVIMMNGSNVEIDVHRLSDGGLLLSYNGSSHTTYMKEEVDSYRITVGNKTCVFEKEKDPTVLRSPSAGKLLQYLIDDAGHICAGETFAEIEVMKMVMTLSVQQSGCVHFIKRPGAVLEPGCVMARMALDDPSSILRVELNTAILPPQQPLPIVGEKLHQVFHCVLENLVKVMDGYCLEEPFFSSKLKQWVATLMKTLRDPSLPLLELQEIMTSVAGRIPPSVEKDIRKVMAQYASNITSVLCQFPSQRIANILDSHAATLQRKADREVFFMNTQSIVQLVQRYRSGIRGYMKSVVLDLLKRYLQVEMQFQQAHYDKCVIHLREQHKPDMSPVLDYIFSHAQVSKKNILVTMLIDQLCGRDPTLADELMAILNELTQLSKMENSKVALRARQVLIASHLPSYELRHNQVESIFLSAIDMYGHQFCPENLKKLILSETSIFDVLPNFFYHTNQVVCMAALEVYVRRAYIAYELNSIQHHQLQDGTCAVDFQFMLPTSHPNRVPVPVSGSSPFKMRRPSSDLCLEGTLSPPCQRMGAMVAFQCFDDFKRDFDEVLSSFAELLLECAPYSDSCSSLYEEDNFKNTRENPIHIINVSIKTADTEDDDALVTAFTAFTQLKRAVLFEYGIRRITFLIAQKREFPKFFTFRARDGFHEDRIYRNLEPALAFQLELNRMRNFDLTAVPCANHKMHLYLGAARVQEGAEVTDYRFFIRAIIRHSDLITKEASFEYLQNEGERLLLEAMDELEVAFSNTSVRTDCNHIFLNFVPTVIMDPSKIEESVRSMVMRYGSRLWKLRVLQAELKINIRLTPTGNAIPIRLFLTNESGYYLDISLYKEVTNPNSGQILFQSYGDKQGPLQGMLINTPYVTKDLLQAKRFQAQTLGTTYVFDFPEMFRQALFKLWGPGDKCPKDVLMCTELVLDPQGRLVQMNRLPGDNDVGMVAFRMKMKTPEYPEGRDIIVICNDITHMIGSFGPQEDELFLKASELARAEGIPRIYIAANSGARIGLAEEIKHMFQVAWIDLADPYKGFKYLYLTPQDYTRISSTNSVHCHHVEEGGESRYIITDIIGQDEGLGVENLRGSGTIAGESSQAYEEIITISMVTCRAIGIGAYLVRLGQRVIQVENSHIILTGAGALNKVLGREVYTSNNQLGGIQIMHNNGVTHTTVTDDFEGVFTILQWLSYMPKNKHSPVPVMSTKDPVDREIEFTPTKAPYDPRWLLAGRPHPTVKGAWQSGFFDHGSFMEIMESWAQTVVVGRARLGGIPLGVIAVETRTVELTVPADPANLDSESKVLQQAGQVWFPDSAFKTAQAISDFNRERLPLMVFANWRGFSGGMKDMYDQILKFGAYIVDALRGFNQPVLVYIPPHAELRGGSWVVIDPTINPLCMELYADRESRGGVLEAEGTVEIKFRRKDLLKAMKRLDSVYASLVELLASPELSDKQCKELESKLKAREEFLAPIYHQVAVQFVDLHDTPGRMQEKGVITDILDWKNVRTFFYWRLRRLLLEQVVKYEILQANKDLSDGHMQSMLRRWFVETEGTVKAYLWDNNQAVVEWLEKHLTNEDGTRSGIRENIKYLKRENTLKHIRSLVQANPDIAMDCIIQMSQNITPSQRANLSHLFATMDSTSTS; this is encoded by the exons ATGCTCCCATTTGCAGTTTTGGGAATTATCCTATGGATATCGTTGCTACTGTGGAGGATTAATAAGAAGACGGCAGCGATGCCCGTGAAAGGAGAGGAATCCTCTTCTGGCTGTGGTCTGCCTGCAGCAAAGAAGGATGTGCCTGCTACAAAATCCTCTCATCCAGGCAAACATTCTCAGTCAACAGCTCCTGCTACCTCAACACACAATGAGGATAACACTACTAAGGCCGCCAGTGCCTCTGCGTCTGGTCCTGAATTTAATGCAGTGGACACTGAGGCTCTGCAGGCGTCCTCTGAGGTAAAGTCAGGAAAGCCATCACTGCAAAAGACACCCCAGAGACCTTCAAAAGCACCAATGCTCAGCTCGGGGCCTGAGGGGAGGGAACGCCTCAAGTTCATTCTTGGAGCATCGGAGGATAACTCTTCAGACGAGGAACCTCTGGTCACCAAACCTCCAAGTGGTGCATCTCAAACACAGACCTCCACCCAGAAATCCACTCCCCCGCGGGCGTCCTCCGCAGCGTCACACTCCAGCTCCTCAAGCATTAA GCCTAGCATGTCTGGTCTTCACTTGGTGAAAAAAGGACGTGAACACAGAAAGATGGATCTGCAGAGGGACTTCACCGTGGCCTCTCCTGCTGAGTTTGTCACCAGATTTGGTGGCAACCGTGTAATTGAAAAA GTGCTGATCGCTAACAACGGCATAGCTGCAGTCAAATGTATGCGTTCTATCCGTCGCTGGTCCTACGAAATGTTTCGCAATGAAAGGACCATCCGTTTTGTCGTCATGGTAACCCCTGAAGACTTGAAAGCTAATGCAG AATACATTAAAATGGCAGACCATTATGTGCCTGTACCCGGTGGGCCCAACAATAACAACTACGCCAATGTAGAGCTGATAGTGGACATTGCTAAAAGAATCCCAGTGCAG GCTGTGTGGGCTGGTTGGGGTCATGCCTCAGAAAATCCCAAACTGCCTGAGCTGCTGGACAAAGCAGGAATATCATTCTTAG GGCCATCCAGTAAGGCCATGTGGGCCCTCGGGGACAAGGTGGCTTCTTCCATTGTGGCTCAGAGTGCTGACATTCCCACTCTACCATGGAGTGGATCAG GTCTGAGAGTGGGCTGGGATGAGGAGGACCAAATGCTGGGCAATGTAATCAGCGTTCCTTCAGAGATGTACACAAAAGGCTGTGTTCTCGATGTAGATGACGGGCTGGCA GGCGCTGAGAGGATTGGTTATCCAGTTGTTATCAAGGCCTCTGAGGGTGGAGGTGGGAAGGGTATCCGGAAAGTAGAAAGTTCTGAGGATTTCCCAAGTCTGTTTAGACAG GTTCAGACGGAGGTACCCGGCTCGCCTATCTTCATCATGCAGCTGGCTCAGCATGCGAGACACCTTGAGGTCCAGATACTGGCTGATGAGTATGGAAACGCCATCTCTCTTTTTGGACGAGACTGCTCCATCCAGAGAAGGCACCAGAAGATCATAGAGGAGGCTCCTGCCACTATAGCTCCTCCCTCAACATTCGAGCAAATGGAGCGG TATGCTGTGCGATTGGCCAAGATGGTGGGCTATGTGAGTGCAGGTACTGTGGAATATCTCTTCTCTGAAGATGGAAGTTTCCATTTCCTGGAGCTGAATCCTCGCTTGCAGGTGGAACATCCCTGTACAGAGATGATTGGAGATGTAAACCTGCCAGCTGCTCAGCTTCAg ATTGCGATGGGGATCCCTCTTCATAGAATAAAGGACATCCGCTTACTTTACGGAGAAGCTCCGTGGGGTGACACCGTCATTAACTTTGAGTCTCCAGAGTGTATGCCAAGTCCAAGAGGGCACGTCATAGCTGCTCGCATCACAAGTGAGAACCCTGATGAG GGGTTCAAGCCGAGTTCTGGCACTGTGCAGGAGCTGAACTTCCGCAGCAGTAAAAACGTCTGGGGTTATTTCAGCGTGGGGGCGACTGGGGGCCTGCATGAATTTGCAGACTCCCAGTTTGGACACTGTTTCTCCTGGGGCGAGAACCGCGAAGAAGCCATTTC GAACATGGTGGTGGCTATGAAGGAGCTGAGCATCAGAGGTGACTTCAGGACTACAGTTGAATACCTCATTAAGTTACTGGAGACAGAAAGCTTCAGAAATAATGACATCGACACTGGCTGGCTGGATCATCTCATTGCAGAGAAAGTGCAG GCGGAGAGACCAGATACCATGCTGGGTATTGTTTGTGGGGCTTTGCATGTTGCTGATGCTAGTTTCCGAAAGAGCATGTCTGACTTCCTACATTCACTGGAGAG AGGCCAGGTACTTCCTGCAGCCAGTCTCCTCAACTCTGTCAGCGTGGACTTAATATATGAAGGAGTCAAGTATTGCCTTAAG GTTGCTCGCCAGTCCCCAACAACTTATGTCATCATGATGAACGGCTCCAATGTTGAGATAGATGTCCACAGGCTGAGTGACGGTGGCCTCCTGCTGTCCTATAACGGCAGCAGCCACACCACCTAcatgaaggaggaagtggacaG CTACCGCATCACTGTTGGCAACAAGACCTGTGTATTTGAGAAGGAGAAGGATCCCACAGTGCTGAGGTCGCCCTCTGCTGGTAAACTGCTGCAGTACCTGATTGATGATGCGGGCCATATTTGTGCAGGAGAGACCTTTGCAGAGATTGAG GTGATGAAGATGGTGATGACATTGAGTGTGCAGCAGTCAGGTTGCGTCCACtttataaagagacctggagcTGTTCTGGAGCCTGGCTGCGTGATGGCACGTATGGCCCTGGATGACCCCAGCAGTATACTTCGG GTGGAGCTTAACACAGCCATACTGCCACCCCAGCAACCACTGCCCATTGTTGGGGAAAAGCTTCACCAGGTGTTTCACTGTGTGCTGGAAAACTTGGTTAAAGTCATGGACGGCTACTGCCTCGAAGAGCCCTTTTTCAGCAGCAAG CTGAAACAGTGGGTGGCTACACTGATGAAGACCTTAAGGGACCCCTCGCTGCCACTGTTGGAACTCCAGGAGATCATGACGAGTGTGGCAGGTCGCATTCCTCCCAGCGTGGAGAAAGATATCCGTAAAGTCATGGCCCAGTACGCGAGCAACATCACATCTGTCCTCTGCCAGTTCCCGAGCCAAAGG ATCGCAAATATCCTAGACAGCCATGCAGCAACCCTGCAGAGGAAGGCTGATCGAGAGGTGTTCTTCATGAACACTCAGAGTATTGTTCAGTTGGTACAGAG GTACCGCAGTGGAATCCGTGGTTACATGAAGTCTGTGGTTCTCGATCTGCTGAAGCGATACCTGCAAGTAGAGATGCAGTTTCAGCAAG CTCACTATGACAAGTGTGTTATCCACCTGAGAGAGCAGCACAAACCTGACATGAGTCCTGTACTGGACTACATCTTCTCTCATGCACAGGTCTCCAAGAAGAACATCCTAGTCACAATGCTCATA GACCAACTGTGTGGAAGGGATCCCACGCTAGCAGATGAGCTGATGGCCATTCTGAATGAGCTCACGCAGCTGAGCAAGATGGAGAACTCGAAGGTGGCCTTGAGAGCCAGACAG GTCTTGATTGCCTCCCATTTACCATCATACGAACTGAGACACAACCAGGTGGAGTCCATCTTTCTGTCAGCCATCGACATGTACGGCCACCAGTTTTGTCCAGAAAACTTGAAG AAACTCATTCTCTCTGAAACTTCCATTTTTGATGTTTTGCCCAATTTCTTCTATCACACCAATCAAGTTGTCTGCATGGCTGCTTTGGAG GTGTATGTGCGCAGAGCTTACATCGCCTATGAGCTGAATAGCATCCAGCATCATCAGCTGCAGGATGGAACATGTGCCGTAGACTTCCAGTTTATGCTGCCAACATCACATCCGAACAG GGTTCCTGTGCCAGTCAGTGGATCGAGCCCTTTTAAAATGAGGCGGCCGAGCAGTGACCTCTGCCTGGAGGGAACGTTGTCTCCACCCTGCCAGCGAATGGGAGCCATGGTGGCTTTCCAGTGTTTTGACGACTTTAAAAG ggaTTTTGATGAAGTTCTCTCCAGTTTTGCAGAACTACTCTTGGAGTGTGCTCCGTACTCAGACTCTTGCTCCAGTCTCTATGAGGAGGACAATTTCAAG AACACGAGGGAGAACCCAATCCACATCATCAATGTGTCCAtaaaaacagcagacacagaagaTGACGACGCCTTGGTTACAGCCTTCACTGCTTTCACCCAGTTAAAG agagctGTCCTCTTTGAGTATGGAATCAGGAGAATCACATTTTTGATTGCACAGAAG AGAGAATTCCCCAAGTTCTTCACTTTCAGAGCCAGAGATGGG TTCCATGAGGATCGTATTTACCGTAATCTGGAGCCAGCCTTAGCGTTCCAACTGGAGCTCAACCGCATGAGGAACTTTGACCTGACAGCCGTTCCCTGTGCCAACCACAAGATGCACCTGTACCTGGGTGCTGCTCGTGTTCAGGAGGGCGCTGAAGTCACAGACTACCGCTTCTTCATCCGAGCTATTATCCGCCACTCAGACCTCATTACAAAG GAAGCCTCATTTGAATACCTTCAAAATGAGGGAGAGCGTCTTCTGTTGGAAGCCATGGATGAGCTGGAGGTTGCCTTCAGTAACACCTCTGTTCGCACAGACTGCAACCACATCTTCCTCAACTTTGTCCCCACTGTCATTATGGATCCCTCTAAA ATAGAGGAGTCTGTTCGCTCCATGGTGATGCGCTACGGCAGCCGGCTTTGGAAGCTGCGGGTCCTGCAGGCTGAGTTGAAGATCAACATCCGTCTGACTCCAACTGGGAATGCCATTCCCATCCGCCTGTTTCTCACTAATGAGTCTGGCTATTACTTGGACATCAGCCTGTACAAGGAGGTCACTAACCCAAATTCTGGACAG ATCTTGTTCCAGTCATATGGCGATAAGCAGGGTCCTTTGCAGGGCATGCTGATCAACACTCCATATGTGACCAAAGACCTGCTGCAGGCCAAGCGCTTTCAGGCTCAAACTCTGGGGACCACATACGTCTTTGATTTCCCTGAGATGTTCAGACAG GCACTGTTTAAGCTCTGGGGTCCAGGGGACAAATGCCCTAAAGACGTGCTGATGTGCACCGAGCTGGTTCTGGACCCTCAAGGTCGACTTGTGCAGATGAACCGCCTGCCTGGAGACAATGAT GTGGGAATGGTTGCCTTCAGGATGAAGATGAAGACTCCAGAGTACCCAGAGGGCAGAGACATCATCGTCATCTGTAATGACATCACTCACATGATCGGTTCATTTGGTCCTCAAGAGGATGAGCTGTTCCTCAAGGCGTCTGAATTGGCTCGTGCTGAGGGCATCCCCCGCATTTACATAGCAGCCAACAGTGGGGCACGCATTGGCCTCGCTGAAGAGATCAAACACATGTTCCAGGTGGCCTGGATTGACCTCGCTGACCCCTATAAG GGTTTCAAGTACCTTTACCTGACACCACAGGACTACACACGTATCAGCTCCACCAACTCTGTTCACTGTCACCATGTAGAGGAAGGTGGAGAGTCAAG GTACATCATCACTGACATCATCGGGCAGGATGAAGGTCTCGGGGTTGAGAACCTGCGAGGTTCTGGCACCATTGCTGGAGAATCCTCTCAGGCCTATGAGGAGATTATTACAATTAGCATG GTGACATGTCGTGCTATTGGAATCGGAGCCTATCTGGTGCGTTTGGGACAGAGAGTGATTCAGGTGGAAAACTCTCACATTATCCTGACTGGAGCAGGAGCTCTTAACAAG GTTTTGGGCAGAGAGGTCTATACCTCCAACAACCAGCTGGGAGGGATCCAGATCATGCACAATAATGGAGTCACGCACACCACTGTGACGGATGACTTTGAGGGCGTCTTCACCATCCTCCAGTGGCTCTCCTATATGCCAAAG AACAAACACTCACCCGTGCCGGTCATGTCAACTAAAGACCCAGTAGACAGAGAGATAGAATTCACCCCTACAAAAGCACCATATGACCCTCGCTGGCTGCTGGCTGGAAGACCTCATCCCA CGGTGAAAGGTGCCTGGCAGAGTGGATTCTTCGACCACGGCTCTTTCATGGAGATCATGGAGTCTTGGGCTCAGACAGTGGTAGTGGGCAGGGCACG ATTAGGAGGAATTCCCCTTGGTGTCATTGCCGTTGAAACACGCACAGTTGAGCTCACAGTCCCAGCAGATCCAGCAAACCTGGATTCAGAATCTAAA GTGCTGCAGCAGGCTGGCCAGGTGTGGTTCCCAGATTCAGCCTTTAAAACAGCTCAGGCCATTTCTGACTTCAACCGTGAACGCCTGCCTCTCATGGTGTTTGCAAACTGGAGGGGCTTCTCTGGTGGAATGAAAG atatgTATGACCAGATACTTAAGTTTGGGGCCTACATTGTGGATGCCCTGCGTGGTTTCAATCAGCCAGTGCTCGTGTACATCCCACCACACGCTGAGCTCAGAGGAGGGTCATGGGTGGTGATAGACCCCACCATCAACCCACTGTGTATGGAGCTCTATGCAGACAGGGAGAGCAG AGGTGGTGTGCTGGAGGCTGAGGGTACAGTGGAGATCAAATTCAGGAGGAAGGACCTGCTGAAGGCCATGAAAAGACTAGATTCAGTCTATGCCAGTCTGGTTGAGCTGCTTG CTTCCCCAGAGCTGTCTGACAAACAGTGCAAAGAGCTGGAGTCAAAGCTCAAAGCCAGGGAGGAATTCCTAGCGCCCATTTACCACCAGGTGGCAGTGCAGTTTGTCGATCTCCACGACACCCCGGGGAGGATGCAGGAAAAGGGTGTCATCACT GATATCTTGGATTGGAAGAATGTGCGGACCTTTTTCTACTGGCGTCTGCGTCGGCTCCTGTTGGAGCAGGTGGTGAAGTATGAGATTCTGCAGGCCAACAAGGACCTCAGTGACGGACACATGCAGTCCATGCTGCGACGCTGGTTTGTTGAAACAGAGGGAACAGTCAAG GCCTACCTCTGGGATAATAACCAAGCAGTAGTTGAGTGGCTTGAGAAGCATTTGACTAACGAGGATGGAACTCGATCAGGCATTCGAGAAAACATCAAGTACCTGAAAAGAGAGAACACTTTGAAACACATCCGCAG CCTTGTGCAGGCCAACCCGGACATAGCCATGGACTGCATCATCCAAATGAGCCAAAACATCACTCCATCCCAAAGGGCCAACCTCTCCCATCTATTCGCAACTATGGACAGCACCAGCACCAGTTGA